A section of the Mangifera indica cultivar Alphonso chromosome 12, CATAS_Mindica_2.1, whole genome shotgun sequence genome encodes:
- the LOC123192922 gene encoding putative DNA (cytosine-5)-methyltransferase CMT1 — protein sequence MGRPVKRTTREKPMEETDDPVSSASPPSKKAKQQDGDVVELLNKEKKKTRKNKPDSELSLVGPPVPASEALKKWPSRYTYKSSSKKKNGAPAETATSRGSNEEEEVQQAKCHYTRALIDGCVYNLGDNAYVKAEDGKLDYIARIIELFEGTDGELYFTAQWFYRADDTVIKDHANLVDKRRVFLSDVKDDNPLNCIVSKVNIAQVAPNVDLKAKEEKIPPCDLYCDMKYSLPYLTFSNIITEIDKRDSDTSTISSESSSDNTTGNSEMRLLDLYAGCGAMSTGLCIGASLSGVKLVTRWAVDINAAACKSLKYNHPETQVRNEAAEDFLSLLKEWEKLCQQFSLFGSDNEPEQSLNSVSKEEEEDDEEENDRASNVSDEEFEVERLLAVCYGDPNKVKKPGVYFKVRWKGYGPSEDTWEPIEGLSNCEEKLKEFVTKGFKSNILPLPGDVDFICGGPPCQGVSGFNRFRNSKAALEDIKNRQLLVFMDIIEFLKPRYVLMENVVDIVKFAGGFLIRYAIGRLVSMDYQTRLGMMAAGSYGLAQFRMRVFLWGAQPSKKLPQYPLPTHEVLSRGLIPNEFEEVAVAYAKDQPFHLEKAVCLDDAISDLPPVTNDESQDERKYGTIARKEFQKYIRLKRNYVVSLSTPQNAPRPGLLYDHRPLKLNEDDYERVCRIPKKKGANFRDLPGVLVGPDNKVVWDPSMERVMLKSGKPLVPDYAMTFIRGTSTKPFGRLWWDEIVSTVVTRAQPHNRTLLHPLQDRVLTIRENARLQGFPDCYRLFGSVKERYIQVGNAVAVPVGIGLGYTFGQACQGLSDDQALTTLPFKFPNCLAQSSSTQVEEDDSD from the exons atggGTCGACCCGTGAAACGGACGACCCGAGAGAAGCCCATGGAGGAGACTGATGATCCGGTTTCCAGTGCGTCACCGCCATCTAAGAAAGCAAAGCAGCAAGACGGCGATGTGGTGGAGTTGTTGAacaaggagaaaaagaagacCCGAAAGAACAAACCCGACTCCGAACTCTCCCTCGTCGGTCCGCCCGTTCCTGCTTCTGAAGCTCTGAAGAAATGGCCGAGCAGATACACTTACAAAAGCTCTTCAAAG AAGAAGAACGGAGCTCCCGCAGAGACTGCTACTAGTCG TGGATCaaatgaagaggaagaagttCAGCAGGCAAAGTGCCATTACACTAGAGCTTTAATAGATGGCTGTGTGTACAATTTAGGTGACAATGCTTATGTCAAG GCTGAGGATGGAAAACTTGATTATATTGCTAGAATCATTGAGTTGTTTGAAGGTACTGATGGGGAGCTATACTTTACTGCTCAATGGTTTTATAGAGCAGATGACACA GTCATCAAGGACCATGCTAACCTTGTTGACAAAAGGAGAGTGTTTCTGTCAGATGTTAAAGATGACAATCCACTGAATTGTATTGTGTCTAAAGTAAACATTGCTCAAGTTGCCCCAAAT GTGGACTTGAAGGCAAAGGAGGAAAAAATTCCTCCCTGTGACTTGTATTGTGACATGAAATACTCATTGCCTTACTTGACTTTTTCAAACATAATCACAG AAATTGATAAAAGAGATAGTGATACATCAACTATTTCAAGTGAGAGTAGTTCGGACAACACCACTGGTAATTCTGAGATGCGTTTGCTGGACTTGTATGCTGGTTGTGGTGCCATGTCCACTGGTTTGTGTATTGGTGCGTCATTATCTGGAGTAAAATTAGTAACT AGGTGGGCTGTTGACATAAATGCTGCTGCATGTAAAAGTTTGAAATACAATCATCCTGAGACTCAG GTGAGGAATGAAGCAGCGGaagattttttatctttactaaAGGAATGGGAAAAGTTGTGTCAGCAATTCTCATTGTTTGGTTCAGACAATGAGCCAGAGCAGAGTTTGAACTCAGTtagcaaagaagaagaagaagatgatgaagaagaaaatgatagagCCTCCAATGTTTCTGATGAAGAATTTGAAGTGGAAAGGTTATTAGCTGTTTGTTATGGTGATCCTAACAAAGTGAAGAAACCTGGAGTGTATTTTAAG GTGCGCTGGAAGGGATACGGTCCTAGTGAGGACACATGGGAGCCTATTGAGGGCTTGAG TAACTGCGAGGAGAAACTGAAAGAATTTGTAACAAAAgggtttaaatcaaatatattgcCACTTCCT GGTGATGTTGATTTTATATGCGGGGGGCCTCCATGTCAAGGAGTTAGTGGTTTCAATCGTTTTAGAAACTCCAAAGCTGCCTTGGAGGACATAAAAAATCGTCAGCTGTTAGTATTCATGGACATTATCGAGTTTCTAAAGCCAAGATATGTTCTAATGGAGAATGTTGTAGATATTGTAAAGTTTGCTGGTGGATTTCTAATTCGTTATGCTATAGGACGTCTTGTTTCCATGGACTATCAAACTCGACTAGGGATGATGGCAGCAGGTTCTTATGGTTTAGCACAATTTCGGATGCGGGTTTTCTTGTGGGGTGCCCAACCTTCTAAG AAACTACCACAATATCCATTGCCAACTCATGAGGTCTTATCTAGGGGTCTTATTCCAAATGAGTTTGAG GAAGTTGCTGTTGCATATGCTAAGGACCAACCTTTTCACTTAGAGAAGGCGGTTTGTCTTGATGATGCAATATCAGATCTCCCACCA GTTACAAATGATGAGAGTCAGGATGAGAGGAAGTATGGGACGATAGCTCGCAAAGAGTTTCAAAAATATATCAGACTAAAGCGAAACT ATGTGGTTAGTCTTTCGACTCCTCAAAATGCCCCACGACCTGGGTTATTGTATGATCATCGACCATTGAAACTGAATGAAGATGATTATGAAAGAGTCTGCCGTATTCCCAAAAAGAAG GGTGCAAACTTCAGGGACCTACCAGGTGTCTTGGTTGGTCCAGATAATAAGGTAGTTTGGGACCCTTCCATGGAAAGAGTGATGCTTAAATCTGGGAAACCATTG GTCCCTGACTATGCCATGACCTTTATCCGTGGAACATCAACCAA ACCATTTGGCCGTCTATGGTGGGATGAAATTGTTAGCACAGTTGTGACAAGAGCGCAGCCTCACAATCGG ACTCTACTTCATCCTTTACAAGATAGAGTACTCACTATCCGTGAAAATGCAAGATTACAAGGATTCCCTGACTGCTATCGACTTTTTGGCTCTGTCAAAGAGAG GTACATACAAGTTGGGAATGCAGTGGCTGTCCCGGTTGGCATTGGACTGGGATACACTTTTGGTCAGGCTTGCCAAGGATTATCGGATGACCAGGCATTGACGACTCTGCCTTTCAAGTTCCCCAACTGTCTTGCACAGTCATCTTCAACTCAAGTGGAGGAAGATGATTCTGACTGA